The Pseudomonas bijieensis DNA window GGGCGCCGGGCGAGCATTACCCGACCGTCTGGGCCCGTCGCTTTGCCGTGGACTTCAGCGGCGGCGGCCTCGACCAATTGCCGCCGGGCACCGGCATCGAACCGGTGGTGACCTGCTCCCACGGCGAGGTGAAGGACTTCAACGTGCTGGTGCTGGATGCGATCAAGGGCTACCGCATCACCTTCGACTGGTACCCGACCGACGACCGTGTGGACCCGGTGCAGATGCGCCTGTTCATTCGCACCAAGGACCGGACCTTGAGCGAGACCTGGTTGTACCAGTACTTCCCGCCGGCACCGGATAAGCGCAAGTATCCCTGAGCCCTGCTGCGTCAGGAATGACGCCTTCGCGAGCAAGCCCGCTCCCACATTGAGCCTTGTTGTGAACGCTATCCGCGCCACACAACAGATCCACTGAGGGAGCGAGCCTGCTCGCGATGAGGCCGGTACAAGCACCAATTTTTTTCAAACAAACAAAAAGCCCCGGCCAATGACGACCGGGGCTTTTGGTTTTACCAAGCACTCAATCCCGCAAATCCGACTCATGGATCGGCTGGTCCCGATGCGTGGCCCGCTGGTACTGCGCCGGCCATGTAGCCTTGCGTCCACCCAAGTCATCATCGGCATGCAGGGCCCAGTACGGATCGCGCAACAATTCCCGGGCGAGGAAAATGATGTCGGCCTGGCAGGTGCGCAGGATGTGTTCGGCCTGGGCCGGTTCGGTAATCATGCCGACAGTGCCAGTGGCGATTTCCGACTCCTTGCGTACCCGTTCGGCAAAGCGTGTCTGGTAGCCCGGGCCGGTGGGAATTTCCGCATTCGCGGCGGTGCCGCCCGATGACACATCGATCAAGTCCACTCCCAGGGCCCTGAAGCGTCGCGCCAGCTCCACGGTTTCATCCGGGTTCCAACCGTCCTCGACCCAGTCGGTGGCGGAGACGCGCACGAACACCGGCAACTCTTCAGGCCATACGGCCCGCACCGCCTCGGTCACTTGCAACACCAGGCGGATGCGGTTCTCGAACGAGCCGCCGTATTGATCGCGTCGCTGATTGCTCAAGGGCGACAGGAATTGATGCAGCAGATAGCCATGGGCCGCGTGGACTTCGACCACTTTGAATCCGGCCGTCAGGCTGCGTTTTGCCGCGTCCACGAACGCCTGGACAATACCGGCGATCTGTCCTTCATCCAGTTGGACGGGCTGAGTGTGCTGCGGGTCGAAGGCAATCGGCGACGGACCGACCGGCACCCAGCCGCCATCCTCCGGTTTTACGCTGCCATGCTTGCCCAGCCAGGGTCGCCAGGTGCTGGCCTTGCGCCCGGCGTGGGCCAGTTGAATGCCTGGCACAGCCCCTTGGGCGGTGATGAAGCGGGTGATGCGTTGCAGGGGTTCGATCTGTTCATCGTTCCACAAGCCCAGGTCCTGGGCTGTGATGCGGCCATCAGCGGTGACAGCGGTGGCCTCGGTAAACACCAGGCCTGCCCCGCCCACGGCGCGACTGCCCAGGTGCACCAAGTGCCAGTCGTTGGCCAGGCCATCGGCGCTCGAATACTGGCACATCGGCGACACCGCGATGCGATTGGGTAAGGTCAATTGGCGAAGGGTATAGGGTTCCAGCAGCAGACTCATGGGGCACCTCTCGAATCAGTGGGCAGGCTCCAGGGTTCTGTTTGAAAAGTCGACGAGTGACAAAAGGTGCAACAACCCGCCCCCGCGGGCAAAGAAAATCGACAAGACGTCACAAGGGCTATCAAGCAGTGCTTAGAGCCTAGTCGACAACCCGGGATCAGGGTGGGTTCAGAATTAAAAACCGACAGTGTGGCGAGGGGATTCATCCCCTCGCCACAGGAAAACATTCCCGCAGTAACTAACGGCTTGAGCCTACCGCGGCTCGATATGGGCAATCATCAACTGCACCGTTTCCTGGCCGCGGAACTCGTTGAGGTCGAGCTTATAGGCCAGTTCCACCCAGCGCACGGTGGGGTTCGGCCAGATCTCGCGGTCGATGCCGAAGGCGATGCCATCAAGCTTCACCGAACCGCATTCGCTCTTGAGCACCACCTTCAGGTGCCGCTCGCCCACCACCCGCTGTTCGACCAACTGGAACACGCCGTGGAACATCGGCTCCGGGAAATGCTGGCCCCAGGGCCCGGCGTGACGCAGCGCCCGGGCCAGTTCCAAGTGGAATTCCTCCACCGCCAGGGTGCCGTCCGACAACAGCCGACCGGTCAGGTCTTCTTCGCGCAATTGCCGGCGCACTTCCGCGTCAAACGCCTCGGCGAACAATGGGAAATTCGCTTCCGGCAGCGTCAGCCCCGCCGCCATGGCGTGACCGCCGTACTTGCTGATCAGGGTCGGATGCTGCGCCGCCACCACACTCAGCGCATCGCGGATGTGAAAGCCCGGCACCGAGCGGCCCGAGCCCTTGAGCAGACCGTCGCCGGCATCGGCAAAGGCGATGGTCGGGCGGAAATAGCGCTCTTTCATCCGCGAGGCAAGGATACCGATCACGCCCTGGTGCCACTGCGGATCGAACAGGCACAAGCCGAATGGCATCGACTCCACCGGCAGGTCCTTGAGCTGGGCCAGGGCTTCGCGCTGCATGCCCTGCTCGATGGATTTGCGGTCCTGGTTCATGCCGTCCAGTTGCGCCGCCATCTCCCGCGCCAGGGCGGCATCGTTGGTGAGCAGGCACTCGATACCCAGGCTCATGTCGTCCAGGCGCCCCGCCGCATTCAGACGCGGACCGAGGATAAACCCGAGGTCCGTGGAGGTAATGCGCGAATGGTCACGCTTGGCCACTTCGAGAATGGCCTTGATCCCGGGACGGGCACGCCCAGCACGAATCCGCTCCAGGCCCTGGTGCACCAGAATGCGATTATTGGCGTCCAGGGGCACCACGTCAGCCACGCTGCCCAGGGCCACCAGGTCCAACAGCTCACCAATGTTCGGCTGGGGTTTGCTGGTGTACCAACCCAGGCTGCGCAGACGGGCACGCAACGCCATCAGCACGTAAAAAATAACCCCGACACCCGCCAGCGCCTTGC harbors:
- a CDS encoding NADH:flavin oxidoreductase/NADH oxidase — encoded protein: MSLLLEPYTLRQLTLPNRIAVSPMCQYSSADGLANDWHLVHLGSRAVGGAGLVFTEATAVTADGRITAQDLGLWNDEQIEPLQRITRFITAQGAVPGIQLAHAGRKASTWRPWLGKHGSVKPEDGGWVPVGPSPIAFDPQHTQPVQLDEGQIAGIVQAFVDAAKRSLTAGFKVVEVHAAHGYLLHQFLSPLSNQRRDQYGGSFENRIRLVLQVTEAVRAVWPEELPVFVRVSATDWVEDGWNPDETVELARRFRALGVDLIDVSSGGTAANAEIPTGPGYQTRFAERVRKESEIATGTVGMITEPAQAEHILRTCQADIIFLARELLRDPYWALHADDDLGGRKATWPAQYQRATHRDQPIHESDLRD
- the recJ gene encoding single-stranded-DNA-specific exonuclease RecJ, with translation MRIEPRQLPDTLPFLGDLPPLLTRLYAARGVQSEAELDKSLARLIPYQQLKGIDAAVDLLVTALEERQRILIVGDFDADGATASTVGMLGLRLLGAAHVDYLVPNRFEYGYGLTPEIVEVALTREPQLLITVDNGISSVEGVAAAKAAGLKVLVTDHHLPGLELPLADAIVNPNQPGCEFPSKALAGVGVIFYVLMALRARLRSLGWYTSKPQPNIGELLDLVALGSVADVVPLDANNRILVHQGLERIRAGRARPGIKAILEVAKRDHSRITSTDLGFILGPRLNAAGRLDDMSLGIECLLTNDAALAREMAAQLDGMNQDRKSIEQGMQREALAQLKDLPVESMPFGLCLFDPQWHQGVIGILASRMKERYFRPTIAFADAGDGLLKGSGRSVPGFHIRDALSVVAAQHPTLISKYGGHAMAAGLTLPEANFPLFAEAFDAEVRRQLREEDLTGRLLSDGTLAVEEFHLELARALRHAGPWGQHFPEPMFHGVFQLVEQRVVGERHLKVVLKSECGSVKLDGIAFGIDREIWPNPTVRWVELAYKLDLNEFRGQETVQLMIAHIEPR